One window from the genome of Caloenas nicobarica isolate bCalNic1 chromosome 21, bCalNic1.hap1, whole genome shotgun sequence encodes:
- the ZNF76 gene encoding zinc finger protein 76 yields the protein MLGVAGSGAMLGVAGSGAMLGVAGSGAMLGVAGSGAMLGVAGAGRRHAGEPLFHSGGGASELRNLDSGRRRLRRGGGFCRYAGCGAVRAEPGPRCMAVRRRTRPPRVPQLAIQAFKKLAAEPSRRGCAGPGAARDGPCAGGGWSAGAAEPRDGTAARAPRAGTGENLIEGQVIELEDGTTAYIHQVTVQKESVAFEDGQPVVLEDGSMAYIHSTAKESYEPSTFETVQLVDGSTAYIHRPVLVPPGSTVLEVQAETGLKELVGEEEDNAFDVETMNALKQYTGKVSEEEEEGVTDTCHMKNEDSSRTPSQDLQEEVHGSQKGQQVGSRAFRCGYKGCGRLYATAHHLKVHERAHTGDRPYMCDFPSCGKAFATGYGLKSHVRTHTGEKPYKCPEDICSKAFKTSGDLQKHIRTHTGERPFKCPFVGCGRSFTTSNIRKVHIRTHTGERPYMCPEPSCGRGFTSATNYKNHMRIHTGEKPYLCTVPGCGKRFTEYSSLYKHHVVHTHCKPYTCNSCGKTYRQTSTLAMHKRSSHGELEATEESEQALYEQQQLEAAAAADRGSPMKSQHVAFLSEMEEYEEEDDDGMPTQVSLISQDGTEQVSLSQEELQALGSAISMVTQGRALAVPEEELVGSDTHTVIVADADGTETQPVTIVTSGAVMSEESAVTSLCHQQVALLAAANGTHIAVQLEAQQSLEEAIGLAAAAAQCEAAPVSKNGC from the exons ATGCTGGGTGTGGCGGGGAGCGGCGCCATGCTGGGTGTGGCGGGGAGCGGCGCCATGCTGGGTGTGGCGGGGAGCGGCGCCATGCTGGGTGTGGCGGGGAGCGGCGCCATGCTGGGtgtggcgggggcggggcggcgccATGCTGG AGAGCCGCTCTTCCATtccgggggcggggcctcggaGCTCCGGAATCTGGAtagcgggcggcggcggctgagGCGCGGCGGCGGGTTCTGCCGCTATGCGGGTTGCGGGGCGGTGCGAGCGGAGCCCGGGCCCCGGTGCATGGCGGTCAGGCGGCGGACTCGGCCCCCTCGGGTTCCCCAG CTTGCCATTCAAGCCTTCAAAAA GCTTGCAGCAGAGCCGAGCCGCCGCGGTTGCGCGGGCCCCGGCGCGGCTCGGGACGGCCCGTGTGCCGGCGGCGGATGGAGCGCGGGGGCTGCCGAGCCGCGCGATGGGACCGCAGCCCGCGCTCCGCGGGCCGGCACAG GTGAAAACCTGATCGAAGGGCAAGTTATTGAACTGGAAGACGGTACCACAGCTTATATTCATCAGGTGACAGTCCAGAAAG agTCTGTGGCTTTTGAAGATGGTCAGCCTGTAGTGCTGGAAGATGGCAGTATGGCTTACATACACAGTACAGCTAAAG AAAGTTATGAGCCCAGCACCTTTGAGACTGTCCAGCTGGTGGATGGCTCCACCGCCTACATACATCGTCCTGTCCTCGTGCCGCCCGGCAGCACCGTCCTGGAGGTGCAGGCAGAGACCGGGCTCAAGGAGTTGGTTGGAGAGGAGGAAGATAATGCCTTTGATGTCGAGACCATGAACGCGTTAAAGCAGTACACCGGTAAG GTgtctgaggaggaagaggagggagtgACAGACACCTGCCACATGAAGAACGAGGATTCCAGCCGCACCCCTTCCCAG GATTTGCAGGAGGAGGTGCACGGCAGCCAGAAGGGGCAGCAGGTCGGCAGCAGAGCGTTCCGCTGTGGCTACAAAGGCTGCGGCCGCCTCTACGCTACTGCGCACCACCTCAAG gtaCATGAACGTGCTCACACAGGTGACCGGCCATATATGTGTGACTTCCCCAGCTGCGGGAAAGCATTTGCTACAG GGTATGGGCTGAAGAGTCACGTGAGAACACATACTGGTGAGAAACCGTACAAGTGCCCAGAAGACATATGTAGCAAAGCCTTCAAAACTTCAGGGGATCTCCAGAAACACATCCGGACACACACGG GTGAGCGTCCCTTCAAGTGCCCCTTCGTGGGCTGTGGCCGCTCTTTTACCACATCCAACATCCGCAAGGTTCATATCCGAACACACACGGGCGAGCGGCCCTACATGTGTCCAGAGCCCAGCTGTGGACGTGGCTTCACCAGTGCCACCAATTACAAGAACCACATGAGAATCCACACAG GGGAGAAGCCGTACCTGTGCACTGTGCCGGGCTGCGGAAAGCGTTTCACCGAGTACTCCAGCCTCTACAAGCACCATGTGGTGCACACGCACTGCAAGCCCTACACCTGCAACAGCTGCGGGAAGACCTACCGCCAGACCTCCACGCTGGCCATGCACAAGCGCAGCAGCCACGGTGAGCTGGAGGCCACAGAGGAGAGCGAACAGGCGCTCTacgagcagcagcagctggagg ctgctgctgctgctgacagaggCTCCCCCATGAAGAGCCAGCATGTTGCTTTCCTGTCAGAGATGGAGGAATAtgaagaggaagatgatgatGGTATGCCTACACAAGTCTCGCTTATCTCTCAGGATGGGACAGAGCAG GTCAGTCTGTcacaggaggagctgcaggccCTGGGCAGTGCCATCAGCATGGTGACACAGGGCCGTGCCCTAGCTGTGCCcgaggaggagctggtgggCAGTGACACACACACTGTGATTGTGGCCGATGCGGATGGCACCGAGACGCAGCCG GTTACCATAGTCACTTCTGGGGCAGTCATGTCTGAAGAATCGGCTGTCACATCCCTCTGTCATCAGCAGGTGGCATTGCTGGCTGCCGCCAACGGCACCCACATTGCCGTGCAG TTGgaagcacagcagagcctggAGGAAGCCATTGGCCTGGCCGCAGCAGCCGCGCAGTGTGAAGCTGCTCCCGTGTCCAAGAATGGGTGCTGA